One Flagellimonas sp. CMM7 genomic region harbors:
- a CDS encoding DUF4856 domain-containing protein, whose product MLLKRFFFLTLVATMFVACSSDDDATGDDDPMAVATCDDGEQNGDETGVDCGGSCAPCEIAISNPTTYVFERDGESTVSFSGQTTRILMGEELIAKLKDETTTEAVLDAMFAHVEGAVDFEDPDLNASDKSIRSKTAASNDFFSSNATDQALIRADFEGWIKSQVDDVFPNWNIAATAGTAGQIADGTSTRYISAKGLEYNQLFNKGLIGALMVDQALNNYLGTDVLEAGDNVADNDAGTVAEGKTYTNMEHKWDEAYGYAYGINADSADPNADLGADSFLNKYIGRVEGDTDFEGIADDIYQAFKLGRAAIVAKNYTVRDEQAEIIRGLISEVIAIRAVFYLQQGKNAIDQVVPEFGGAFHDLSEGYGFIYSLQFTRKPGTNEPYFTKAEVDAFLVDLLDDGVNGLWDVTPTTLDDIAEAIAERFSFTVEQAGE is encoded by the coding sequence ATGCTTTTAAAAAGGTTTTTCTTTTTGACTTTAGTTGCAACGATGTTTGTGGCATGTTCCAGTGATGATGATGCAACAGGGGATGACGATCCAATGGCTGTAGCAACATGTGATGATGGTGAACAAAATGGTGATGAAACGGGAGTGGATTGCGGCGGAAGCTGTGCTCCATGTGAAATTGCAATTAGTAATCCCACTACATATGTTTTCGAAAGAGATGGCGAATCTACAGTAAGTTTTAGTGGTCAGACAACAAGAATTCTAATGGGAGAAGAGTTGATAGCGAAACTTAAGGATGAAACTACAACAGAAGCGGTGTTAGATGCAATGTTTGCCCATGTAGAAGGAGCTGTTGATTTTGAAGATCCAGATTTGAATGCTTCAGATAAGAGTATTAGAAGTAAGACCGCAGCCTCAAATGATTTCTTTTCCTCTAATGCGACGGACCAAGCATTGATTCGTGCAGATTTTGAAGGTTGGATTAAGTCCCAAGTGGATGATGTCTTTCCAAATTGGAATATAGCTGCTACGGCTGGTACTGCTGGTCAAATTGCAGATGGTACTTCAACAAGATATATTAGTGCAAAAGGTCTGGAATATAATCAATTGTTTAATAAAGGGTTGATTGGAGCGCTTATGGTGGATCAAGCCTTAAATAATTATCTAGGCACCGATGTTTTGGAAGCTGGAGATAATGTTGCTGATAATGATGCAGGTACTGTAGCTGAAGGTAAAACATATACCAATATGGAGCACAAGTGGGACGAAGCTTATGGATATGCCTATGGAATTAATGCTGACTCCGCTGATCCCAATGCAGATTTAGGAGCGGATAGTTTCTTGAACAAATATATTGGTAGAGTAGAAGGCGATACCGATTTTGAAGGTATTGCTGATGATATTTATCAAGCTTTTAAACTTGGTAGGGCAGCTATTGTAGCTAAAAATTATACCGTACGTGATGAACAAGCAGAAATTATACGAGGTTTAATTTCTGAGGTGATAGCAATAAGAGCTGTATTTTATCTGCAACAAGGTAAGAACGCAATAGATCAGGTAGTTCCTGAATTTGGCGGTGCATTTCATGATTTGTCAGAAGGTTATGGATTTATTTATAGTCTTCAATTTACCAGAAAACCAGGCACTAATGAACCATATTTCACCAAAGCAGAAGTGGATGCATTTTTAGTGGACTTGCTTGATGATGGCGTTAACGGACTTTGGGATGTAACACCAACTACTTTGGACGACATTGCAGAGGCTATAGCAGAAAGATTTAGCTTCACCGTTGAGCAGGCAGGAGAGTAG
- a CDS encoding DUF6686 family protein: MCPSIKILNQSKNGIFTFCNESKLFQMIFNNLCFEFYEWELEAFKSHISELDLEYWEKTLMSSLHQRKIPISIGNKHFIILVNRQEVCEIKCLLNIHRNPIPLLKSKDIDYTSIEN, translated from the coding sequence ATGTGTCCTTCCATAAAAATATTGAATCAGTCCAAAAACGGGATATTTACCTTCTGTAATGAGAGTAAACTTTTCCAAATGATTTTCAACAATTTGTGCTTTGAATTTTATGAATGGGAACTGGAAGCATTTAAATCCCATATTTCAGAACTGGATTTAGAATATTGGGAAAAAACTCTGATGAGTTCATTACATCAGCGAAAAATACCTATCTCCATCGGTAATAAACATTTTATCATTCTTGTAAATAGACAGGAAGTATGCGAAATAAAGTGCTTGCTAAACATTCATAGGAATCCAATCCCGCTATTGAAATCAAAGGATATTGACTATACTTCTATAGAAAACTAA
- a CDS encoding HTTM domain-containing protein, with translation MNLNFTKYLQKDIEAAPLAVFRIFFGIMMLLSIVRFWANGWIEKLYLEPKFHFSYYGFEWVKPLGSITYLIFVVCAISAIGIALGYKYRLSIVLFFLSFTYIELMDKTTYLNHYYFISALSFLMIFLPADAYFSIDAKRNPKKAFQFVPKWTVDSVKLLLGTVYFYAGLAKLNSDWLVEAMPLKIWLPSKFDIPLIGELMGKEWVHFAFSWGGAVYDLAIPFLLLYSRTRYFAFFLVVVFHLLTRVLFPIGMFPYIMIVSALIFFDVKFHHKILEFISRVVKVSKPQFENTKVLRYQNGALNKLKYTLIALFFVIQLGFPWRYLAYPGELFWTEEGYRFSWRVMLMEKSGYAQFKIVDQKSGKWFYVDNTDFLTTFQEKQMAFQPDFIIEYAHYLKDHFEKEGHKNISIYVESFVALNGRVSQPYIDPNIDLTKEHDSFEHKTWILPFNDDIKGI, from the coding sequence ATGAATTTAAACTTTACCAAATACCTTCAAAAAGACATTGAGGCCGCCCCTTTGGCGGTCTTTCGTATTTTTTTTGGAATTATGATGCTTTTGAGCATTGTTCGTTTTTGGGCCAATGGATGGATAGAAAAATTGTATCTGGAGCCCAAATTTCATTTCTCATACTATGGTTTTGAATGGGTGAAACCTTTAGGTTCCATAACCTATTTAATTTTTGTGGTTTGTGCCATTTCTGCAATAGGTATAGCATTGGGGTATAAGTATCGCTTGAGCATAGTATTGTTCTTTTTATCTTTTACCTATATAGAATTAATGGACAAAACCACTTATCTAAACCACTACTATTTTATTAGTGCATTGTCCTTTTTAATGATATTTCTTCCAGCTGATGCATACTTTTCCATTGATGCAAAAAGGAATCCAAAAAAAGCATTTCAATTTGTCCCAAAGTGGACAGTTGATAGTGTAAAATTGTTATTGGGCACTGTCTACTTTTATGCCGGACTGGCAAAACTCAATTCGGACTGGCTTGTAGAAGCAATGCCCTTAAAGATTTGGTTACCCTCAAAGTTTGATATTCCCTTGATAGGGGAGCTTATGGGAAAAGAATGGGTGCATTTTGCCTTTAGTTGGGGAGGAGCAGTGTATGATCTTGCCATTCCTTTTCTACTGCTTTATTCAAGAACCAGATATTTTGCCTTTTTTCTAGTAGTGGTGTTTCATTTGCTAACGCGTGTACTGTTTCCAATTGGGATGTTCCCGTATATTATGATTGTTTCCGCTCTTATCTTTTTTGATGTCAAATTTCATCACAAAATCTTGGAATTTATTTCTAGGGTGGTTAAAGTTTCCAAACCTCAATTTGAAAATACTAAAGTGCTTAGATATCAAAATGGAGCATTGAACAAGTTAAAATATACGCTCATAGCGCTCTTTTTTGTAATACAATTGGGTTTTCCTTGGAGGTATTTAGCATACCCTGGAGAATTGTTTTGGACGGAAGAAGGGTATCGGTTCTCATGGCGTGTAATGCTAATGGAAAAGTCAGGATATGCACAATTCAAAATTGTTGATCAAAAAAGTGGAAAATGGTTTTATGTGGACAACACGGACTTTTTGACAACTTTTCAGGAAAAGCAAATGGCTTTCCAACCAGATTTCATTATAGAATATGCTCACTACTTAAAAGACCATTTTGAAAAAGAAGGACATAAAAACATTAGCATTTATGTAGAAAGCTTTGTGGCTTTAAATGGTAGGGTGAGCCAACCGTACATAGACCCAAATATAGATTTGACAAAAGAACATGATTCATTTGAACACAAAACGTGGATATTACCATTCAATGATGACATCAAAGGTATTTAA
- a CDS encoding TonB-dependent receptor has product MTSKVFKSTIFLLLVSAFAWGQNSFSGVVSDSNNTPITDAEVYIKELQLLTSTSETGNFYFDDISSGAYNLVVFAFGFQVYEQSVQISANQKTDILLQPLGEQLSEVVLTKEREKVFRLQQLKKVEGTAIYAGKKSEVILIDNLTGNLAANNPRQIYSQVVGLNIYENGDAGLQLNIGGRGLDPNRTANFNVRQNGYDISADALGYPESYYTPPAEALSEIQVVRGAASLQYGPQFGGLVNFKFKKPNPSKKIELVSRQTVGSYDLLTSFNSLSGTAGKFSYYTYFNYKEGNGFRPNSNFNSRNYYGHFGYQISDKTKLTFEATLFNYLTKQPGGLTDAQFLDAPTFSNRDRNWFNVDWKLFSLRLDHRFSVNTDFSLNLFTLDASRNALGFRTNRVSQPDDVNEPRELLVDNFQNWGAEARLLTRYRIGEKDAVFLIGSKYYQTSNDQRQGPGTASTDPEFEFADDEFPNYERQSQFEFPNLNLAVFGENIFNISDKFSITPGFRFEYIKTGSEGSFRNIILDLAGNPLLNEEIADDRTFERSFFLLGIGASYKLAQGMELYANFSQNYRSVTFNDIRVVNPSFQIDENISDEDGFTADIGARGRLGNYLNYDVSAFGLLYDDRLGEVLQSETRLNALGELVETGRIVRFRGNIGTAFMYGLEGFADLSLKEFFFKDNDKVRLNYFANIALTNSEYLSSEENNVEGNQVEFIPKVNLKTGISFGYGNLLGSIQYTYLSEQFTDATNAPQDIDDNQRGIEGAIPSYDIMDLSLSYTYKKFKLEAGINNLLDNSYFSRRATGYPGPGIIPAEPRTFYTTLQIKL; this is encoded by the coding sequence ATGACATCAAAGGTATTTAAGAGCACCATTTTCCTTTTACTTGTTTCGGCATTTGCTTGGGGGCAAAATAGCTTCTCTGGAGTTGTTAGCGATTCTAACAACACCCCAATTACGGATGCCGAAGTATATATTAAAGAGTTACAATTGTTGACATCGACTTCGGAAACTGGTAACTTTTATTTTGACGATATCTCTAGCGGAGCATACAATCTGGTAGTTTTCGCTTTTGGATTTCAGGTATATGAACAATCGGTTCAAATATCGGCAAATCAAAAAACGGATATTTTGTTACAGCCTTTAGGCGAGCAATTATCCGAGGTTGTCTTAACAAAGGAACGAGAGAAAGTTTTTAGACTTCAACAGCTTAAAAAAGTGGAAGGCACCGCTATTTATGCCGGCAAAAAAAGTGAAGTAATCCTGATAGATAATTTAACAGGCAATTTGGCAGCAAACAACCCGCGACAAATCTACAGCCAAGTAGTTGGATTAAATATTTATGAAAACGGAGATGCAGGCCTGCAGTTAAATATAGGCGGCCGTGGATTGGATCCCAATCGAACAGCTAATTTTAATGTACGTCAGAACGGTTACGATATAAGTGCTGATGCTTTGGGTTACCCGGAAAGTTATTATACACCTCCTGCTGAGGCTTTAAGTGAAATTCAAGTGGTCAGAGGAGCAGCGTCATTACAATATGGGCCACAGTTTGGAGGCTTGGTCAATTTTAAGTTTAAAAAGCCCAATCCATCAAAAAAAATAGAATTGGTCTCTAGGCAGACGGTGGGTTCTTATGATTTGCTGACCAGTTTTAACAGTTTAAGCGGTACTGCGGGTAAATTTAGCTATTATACTTACTTCAATTATAAGGAAGGAAATGGATTTCGGCCTAATTCAAATTTCAACAGTCGTAATTATTATGGTCATTTTGGATATCAAATATCTGATAAAACCAAACTGACTTTTGAAGCTACATTATTCAATTATTTAACCAAGCAACCTGGAGGATTAACAGATGCCCAGTTTTTGGATGCCCCTACTTTTAGCAACAGAGATAGAAATTGGTTCAATGTAGATTGGAAACTCTTTTCATTACGCTTAGATCATCGATTCTCTGTAAATACAGATTTTAGTTTAAATCTTTTCACCTTGGATGCTTCTAGAAATGCGCTTGGTTTTAGAACTAATAGAGTTTCACAACCAGATGACGTTAACGAACCAAGAGAACTGTTAGTGGATAATTTTCAGAATTGGGGAGCTGAGGCAAGACTACTTACCAGATACCGAATTGGAGAAAAGGATGCGGTCTTTTTGATAGGGTCTAAATACTATCAAACTTCAAATGATCAAAGACAAGGACCTGGAACGGCCTCCACTGATCCAGAGTTTGAGTTCGCAGATGATGAGTTTCCCAATTATGAAAGACAATCTCAGTTTGAGTTCCCCAATTTGAATTTGGCGGTTTTTGGAGAGAATATTTTTAATATATCAGATAAATTTTCAATTACTCCCGGTTTTCGATTCGAATATATCAAAACCGGAAGCGAAGGGAGTTTTAGGAATATTATTTTGGATTTGGCCGGAAACCCACTTTTAAATGAAGAGATTGCTGATGATAGAACATTTGAGCGAAGTTTCTTTCTATTGGGAATAGGTGCTTCATATAAGCTAGCTCAGGGTATGGAGTTGTACGCTAATTTCTCTCAAAACTATCGTTCTGTAACCTTTAATGATATTCGAGTAGTGAACCCTTCTTTTCAGATAGATGAAAATATTTCGGATGAAGATGGATTTACGGCAGATATTGGAGCTAGAGGAAGACTTGGAAATTACCTTAACTATGATGTAAGTGCCTTTGGGTTGTTGTACGATGACCGTTTAGGAGAGGTTTTACAAAGTGAAACCAGACTTAATGCTCTGGGTGAATTGGTTGAAACTGGCAGAATAGTCCGTTTTAGGGGAAATATTGGAACTGCCTTCATGTACGGTCTTGAAGGGTTTGCGGATTTAAGCCTGAAAGAATTCTTTTTTAAAGATAATGATAAGGTAAGGTTGAATTATTTCGCAAATATTGCTTTAACCAATTCAGAATACCTGTCTTCTGAGGAAAACAATGTAGAAGGAAACCAAGTAGAATTTATTCCTAAAGTTAATTTAAAAACTGGAATTAGTTTTGGGTATGGGAATTTGCTGGGCAGTATTCAATATACCTATTTATCGGAACAATTTACGGATGCTACAAATGCACCTCAAGATATAGATGACAATCAAAGAGGTATTGAGGGAGCAATACCTTCCTATGATATTATGGATTTATCATTGTCTTACACCTATAAAAAATTCAAATTAGAAGCAGGTATCAATAACCTATTGGATAATTCATATTTTTCCAGAAGGGCTACAGGATATCCTGGACCGGGCATCATTCCTGCAGAACCACGAACTTTTTATACAACTTTACAGATAAAGCTATAA
- a CDS encoding imelysin family protein, translated as MKKYWYLLFAIPFLIWACSSDSSGENGTDDDVSVIDDEVPVTFDRGAMLVNWADNIIIPAYQSFSTELSTLEASFTTFSADRSVDNLVFFRTAWLNAYLAWQRVSLFETGPAEVIGYRLNMNTYPSDTDLIQLHIDMGGYDLSLPSNRDTKGFPALDYLLNGLESDDTALVARLASGTDADNTLNYIDDILSDMRSLTDDVVGQWEGTYRDTFVNNDGSSSTASVDRFVNDYIFYYEKFLRAGKMGIPLGVFTGTPAPNTIEAFHKADISKMLFLEGLNAVQDLFNGKHFGAAPTGESLASYLDDLNTVKDGEDLAKLINDQLDEARSMVTALDTFRNEIENNSPPTNMLLSYDEVQRVVPSFKVDMVSAMSISIDFVDADGD; from the coding sequence ATGAAAAAGTATTGGTATCTGTTATTTGCAATTCCATTCCTGATTTGGGCTTGTTCTTCGGATAGTTCGGGAGAGAACGGAACAGATGATGATGTTAGTGTTATAGATGATGAAGTGCCAGTTACTTTTGATAGAGGTGCCATGTTGGTCAACTGGGCAGATAACATCATTATTCCGGCATATCAATCTTTTTCAACGGAACTTTCAACTTTAGAGGCTTCGTTCACCACTTTCTCAGCCGATAGGAGTGTGGATAACTTAGTTTTTTTCCGTACAGCATGGTTAAACGCTTATTTGGCTTGGCAACGGGTTTCTTTGTTTGAAACAGGACCGGCTGAGGTCATTGGATATCGTTTGAACATGAACACATATCCTTCAGATACCGATTTAATTCAATTACATATTGATATGGGGGGATATGACCTTTCCCTACCATCCAATAGAGATACCAAAGGGTTTCCTGCATTGGATTATTTGTTGAACGGATTGGAAAGTGATGATACGGCATTGGTTGCCAGATTGGCAAGTGGAACAGATGCAGATAATACATTGAATTATATTGATGACATTCTTTCAGATATGAGGTCATTAACAGATGATGTTGTAGGCCAATGGGAAGGTACATATCGCGACACTTTTGTAAATAATGATGGTTCGTCCTCAACGGCTTCGGTAGATCGGTTTGTAAACGACTACATTTTCTATTATGAAAAGTTTCTTAGAGCTGGAAAAATGGGAATTCCATTGGGAGTTTTCACAGGCACTCCAGCCCCTAATACGATAGAAGCTTTTCATAAAGCAGATATAAGTAAAATGTTGTTTTTAGAAGGATTGAACGCAGTTCAAGATTTATTTAACGGAAAGCATTTTGGCGCAGCACCTACTGGTGAAAGTCTAGCCTCTTATTTGGATGACTTAAACACGGTAAAAGATGGAGAGGATTTAGCCAAGCTCATTAATGATCAGCTAGATGAGGCCCGCAGTATGGTAACGGCTTTGGATACCTTTAGGAATGAAATAGAAAATAATAGTCCTCCAACAAATATGTTATTATCCTATGATGAGGTGCAAAGAGTTGTACCTTCATTTAAGGTAGATATGGTGTCTGCAATGAGCATCAGTATTGATTTTGTTGATGCCGATGGAGATTAA